In the genome of Drosophila subpulchrella strain 33 F10 #4 breed RU33 chromosome 2L, RU_Dsub_v1.1 Primary Assembly, whole genome shotgun sequence, one region contains:
- the LOC119546382 gene encoding mucin-2 encodes MIGERHKSRDLVTILGLFHLLQLLLLHGSAAGHVIEVLAQSTTASKSEPQTLETKTNGSQDGAGLTPGATTAQRLDPNNNNEWRPLGHGDPLQKDPTYDYSPPALERVRYWAENNSTGQSNPEARKKELPPEVLRNKTKSEVLLLGVASERVRVPHSHSYPPVGLTHNQQHQQQQQAKYAAIRRSYYAPTQQQHGPQTQHMPSHFNAQQHMPPTHLMPPPMMMIKSSGAPPHLEYRHSMMATGAPTSYMSLNHMSSPTPKSPMTSSVIYHQPMGHHTSLSSSTPWMTSMPPHRLSYSDPHLQESMHTYSFSRPHHHQQSMMSYSPNSLPGLQSGSKTGLRKPWLHELLQKEVVVTSKPKVKPTMPATKYLMGTSKPHHPLPPMGMGISSTRPPFTYAPVTFVPGPPTIAVPTVATRQELQPEIYISPTPQTSNPGFRPMLMTSTTTVGTTPSTTTPIYHRTSTTTTSNRLLIPQTSNLAQRPTVAPAPSEPTTDSLFSHYKQPPKPLMGPMYLIIEGHSKVKTYGQNELDPHSPKIVPVISKREPVVRIADPNEKRGTVESYQVKHLHTKTTPMTTTTTKTTTTSKPTTTRAPQKAPVYSTTKAPVSTTPKITKPPTIKTTKATTTKVPISSTTPLVPKQPNPEPPSGVNDLLSLLDNMFADAHEIASSTGSPLVASSTTSTVLKPVSTKLMPQQPEPRISSKAGSIDSLLEDDEAGEDLGSANSTATPPRSTRQIFDYDQLPESRIKVGVTTSDILEYNDDDDGEEELEEDDQTTDGQIGNQENDEEEEADESHNLLKRIDQFVDDVDDGDDDLEDLIEGLDEDEIDERRQQH; translated from the coding sequence CTCAACGGCTGGAtccgaacaacaacaacgagtGGCGACCTCTGGGACACGGGGATCCCCTGCAAAAGGATCCCACCTACGACTACAGTCCGCCAGCCCTGGAAAGGGTACGCTACTGGGCGGAGAACAACAGCACGGGTCAGAGTAATCCGGAGGCCAGGAAGAAGGAGCTACCACCGGAGGTACTGCGCAACAAGACCAAAAGCGAGGTGCTGCTCCTGGGCGTGGCCAGTGAACGAGTCAGGGTGCCACACTCCCACTCCTATCCGCCAGTTGGATTGACCCACAATcaacagcatcagcagcagcagcaggctaAATATGCCGCCATCCGGAGGAGCTACTATGCTCCcacccagcagcaacatggtCCACAAACCCAACATATGCCATCCCATTTCAATGCCCAGCAGCACATGCCACCCACCCATTTGATGCCGCCACCCATGATGATGATTAAGTCCAGTGGTGCCCCTCCTCATCTGGAGTACAGACACAGTATGATGGCCACCGGAGCACCCACCTCCTACATGAGCCTCAACCACATGAGTTCACCGACGCCCAAATCACCAATGACTTCCTCGGTGATCTACCATCAACCAATGGGTCATCACACCTCCTTGTCATCCTCCACACCCTGGATGACCAGCATGCCACCACATCGTCTGAGCTACTCGGATCCTCATCTCCAGGAGTCCATGCACACCTACAGCTTTTCGAGGCCCCACCACCATCAGCAGTCGATGATGAGCTACTCGCCCAACTCGCTGCCAGGACTTCAGAGTGGCTCCAAAACGGGACTGAGGAAACCCTGGCTGCATGAGCTGCTCCAGAAAGAAGTGGTGGTTACATCGAAGCCCAAGGTTAAGCCCACAATGCCGGCGACCAAGTATCTGATGGGCACAAGTAAGCCACATCATCCATTGCCACCTATGGGAATGGGCATCAGTTCCACGCGACCACCGTTTACCTATGCTCCGGTGACCTTTGTGCCTGGGCCACCCACCATTGCAGTGCCCACGGTGGCCACCAGACAAGAGTTGCAACCCGAGATCTACATCTCACCCACTCCTCAAACGAGTAACCCTGGCTTCAGACCCATGTTGATGACCAGCACAACCACCGTGGGAACCACTCCTTCCACCACAACGCCCATTTATCACCGAACCAGCACAACAACCACGAGTAATCGCCTGCTCATCCCCCAGACGAGCAATCTGGCCCAGAGACCCACAGTGGCTCCGGCTCCGAGTGAACCCACCACTGATTCGCTGTTCTCCCACTACAAGCAACCACCGAAACCCCTAATGGGACCCATGTACCTCATCATCGAGGGTCACTCCAAGGTCAAGACCTATGGCCAAAACGAATTGGATCCACATAGTCCCAAGATAGTGCCGGTTATCTCGAAGAGGGAACCTGTGGTTAGGATAGCTGATCCCAACGAGAAAAGGGGCACAGTGGAATCCTATCAGGTCAAGCATTTGCACACCAAAACCACGCCGATgacaacgacaacaacaaaGACTACGACGACTAGTAAACCCACTACAACAAGAGCTCCTCAAAAAGCTCCTGTCTACAGCACTACTAAAGCTCCGGTTAGCACTACCCCAAAGATAACAAAACCCCCCACTATAAAAACCActaaagcaacaacaaccaaaGTACCCATTAGTAGTACTACCCCGTTAGTTCCAAAACAACCCAATCCAGAACCTCCAAGTGGTGTTAATGATCTGCTGAGTCTACTGGACAATATGTTTGCCGATGCCCATGAGATAGCCTCATCAACGGGGTCACCTTTGGTAGCTAGTTCTACCACGAGCACCGTGCTAAAGCCTGTTAGCACCAAGTTAATGCCCCAGCAACCGGAACCGAGGATTTCCAGTAAGGCGGGGTCCATAGACAGTCTGCTCGAAGATGATGAAGCCGGCGAAGATCTAGGGTCAGCGAATTCCACCGCGACTCCACCTCGATCAACGCGTCAAATCTTCGACTATGATCAATTGCCAGAGTCACGGATTAAAGTTGGGGTCACCACCAGCGATATTTTGGAATacaatgatgatgatgatggggaGGAGGAGCTGGAGGAAGATGATCAGACCACCGATGGTCAAATAGGGAATCAGGAGaacgacgaggaggaggaggcagACGAATCACACAATTTACTCAAGCGAATCGATCAATTTGTGGATGATGTCGACGATGGAGATGACGATTTGGAGGACCTCATCGAGGGTCTGGACGAGGACGAGATCGACGAAAGGCGACAGCAGCATTAG